The following proteins are encoded in a genomic region of Natrinema sp. DC36:
- a CDS encoding glycosyltransferase family 2 protein, whose amino-acid sequence MHVAILFVPGLSIVLGIYGYLAKSPLPLPEDGESEPTVEAFIPALNEAETIAYAIASLARQSYRPEKVTIVDDGSTDATAEIVEAMRDRADLDLEMDFVRHADSGSKTKRLKQVTRNSTADKIFVLDADTYLVSETYLERVVAAHDAEDVACSFGVVRPDSRSAKRSFHRRELEPILPDERIVTEAAPEWIDGDRPWTDRASYLLAWWPVEQYRSVLYAIEQQFFKESQMRLIKTSLFPAGCGVLYDRSALRTVFDDYEASLGDQLTNSEDIFIGFSLVDRGFANVQVSDVTMRTVEPSLGTISNQTYLWSSSFLQSSFYFRSFSEHLRSWTGDVTDTIVRNEVIDSVSAETTTVGTDGGTTEPDSLGSAERTPTEEESDEAVLESKRRGDSDDQPSPMDISSSDDSNEVTASDGVATDDRSTDDPSDGSRRIGRRRTLSAVVTSQLIDGLYPTALLLVGLLAIVGLVPIELVMAVIAVEFGLYCLVAGLFAHRQITISSLLVSIPVRLCQLPIGVYVYAQVVTDLFVGKRNWNK is encoded by the coding sequence ATGCACGTAGCGATACTGTTCGTCCCCGGTCTTTCGATCGTCCTCGGGATATACGGCTATCTGGCCAAGTCACCGCTGCCGCTTCCCGAGGACGGCGAGTCGGAGCCGACGGTCGAAGCCTTCATTCCGGCGTTAAACGAAGCGGAGACGATCGCTTACGCGATCGCTTCGTTAGCGCGGCAGTCGTACCGTCCCGAGAAAGTGACGATCGTCGACGACGGCTCCACCGATGCGACCGCGGAGATCGTCGAAGCGATGCGAGATCGAGCGGACCTCGACCTCGAGATGGATTTCGTCCGACACGCCGATTCGGGCAGTAAGACGAAGCGGCTCAAACAGGTGACTCGAAACAGCACTGCGGACAAGATATTCGTCCTCGATGCGGACACCTACCTCGTGAGCGAGACCTACCTCGAACGAGTGGTCGCCGCTCACGACGCCGAAGACGTCGCCTGTTCGTTCGGCGTCGTTCGTCCCGATTCGCGTTCCGCGAAGAGATCGTTCCACCGACGCGAGTTAGAGCCGATACTGCCGGACGAGCGCATCGTTACCGAAGCCGCTCCGGAATGGATCGACGGCGACCGACCCTGGACCGATCGCGCCTCCTATCTTCTCGCATGGTGGCCGGTCGAGCAGTATCGATCCGTCCTGTACGCGATCGAACAACAGTTTTTCAAGGAGTCGCAGATGCGACTGATCAAGACGTCGTTATTTCCGGCCGGCTGTGGAGTACTGTACGATCGGTCGGCGCTCCGAACAGTGTTCGACGATTACGAGGCGTCGCTCGGCGATCAACTGACGAACAGCGAGGACATCTTCATTGGATTCAGCCTCGTCGACCGCGGATTCGCGAACGTGCAGGTTTCGGACGTGACGATGCGAACGGTCGAACCGTCTCTCGGAACGATCTCGAATCAGACGTACCTGTGGAGTTCGTCGTTTCTCCAGAGTTCGTTTTACTTCCGGTCATTCTCGGAGCATCTCCGATCCTGGACCGGTGACGTGACCGATACGATCGTCCGGAACGAGGTGATCGACTCGGTCTCGGCCGAGACCACCACTGTCGGAACGGACGGCGGAACTACGGAACCGGACAGCCTTGGATCCGCTGAACGAACGCCCACGGAAGAGGAGTCGGACGAGGCGGTCTTGGAATCCAAGCGCCGGGGCGATTCGGATGACCAGCCCTCACCTATGGACATCTCCTCGTCCGACGACTCCAACGAGGTGACCGCGTCGGACGGTGTAGCGACCGACGATCGGAGCACTGATGACCCGTCCGACGGCTCGCGGCGGATCGGCCGACGCCGAACGCTCAGTGCCGTCGTCACGTCGCAACTCATCGACGGACTGTATCCGACCGCGCTTCTCCTGGTGGGGCTGCTCGCGATCGTCGGTCTCGTGCCGATCGAGTTGGTAATGGCAGTCATCGCCGTCGAGTTCGGTCTGTACTGTCTCGTCGCAGGGCTGTTCGCCCATCGGCAGATCACCATTTCGTCGCTTCTCGTGTCGATACCGGTCCGCCTCTGTCAGTTACCGATCGGCGTGTACGTTTACGCTCAGGTCGTGACGGATCTGTTCGTCGGTAAACGCAATTGGAACAAGTAA
- a CDS encoding NAD-dependent epimerase/dehydratase family protein — translation MTTHDTSMRHSARPRSEPRDGRHGRREDRGVGSIDHLAGRRILVTGGAGFIGSNFARWLAPHADVTVLDDFTSGSRRNIDDIGDITVVDADVRNGELVSDVLRNQDVIVHMAAMAGVQRTLDDPIGTLEVNVEGTRAVLEAAVEAGVDRVLFTSTSEMYGDLVDPPYREDGPIAPKTNYAVAKAVNERYVEGYCEQADIPYTIVRYFNVYGPDQDGSTDGYVVPKFVRRALANGSIPVYGSGEQTRDFTYIDDALDATVRALGPAGRNETFNVGTGIECRIRTLAEVVVDVIGQGRIVHTDDPRPYRVERRCADITKAGELLDYTPRTPLPAGIRKVADSMERSTQPYAREV, via the coding sequence ATGACGACACACGACACGTCGATGAGACACTCGGCCCGACCGAGGTCGGAACCGCGGGACGGGCGTCACGGCCGCCGCGAGGATCGAGGGGTCGGATCGATCGACCACCTCGCGGGGCGGCGCATCCTCGTCACCGGCGGTGCGGGGTTCATCGGATCGAACTTCGCGCGGTGGCTCGCACCCCACGCGGACGTAACGGTTCTCGACGACTTTACCAGCGGATCGCGGCGAAACATCGACGATATCGGAGACATCACCGTCGTAGACGCAGACGTTCGCAACGGTGAACTCGTCTCGGACGTCCTCCGCAATCAGGACGTCATCGTGCACATGGCCGCGATGGCCGGCGTCCAACGAACGCTGGACGATCCGATCGGCACGCTCGAGGTCAACGTCGAGGGAACCCGGGCGGTTCTCGAGGCAGCTGTCGAAGCGGGGGTCGACCGTGTTCTGTTCACGTCGACATCGGAGATGTACGGTGATCTCGTCGATCCGCCCTACAGGGAAGACGGTCCGATCGCACCGAAGACGAATTACGCCGTCGCGAAAGCCGTCAACGAACGGTACGTCGAAGGCTACTGCGAACAGGCCGATATCCCGTACACGATCGTTCGATATTTCAACGTCTACGGGCCCGATCAGGACGGATCGACCGACGGCTACGTCGTTCCGAAGTTCGTCCGCCGCGCGCTCGCGAACGGTTCCATCCCCGTCTACGGAAGCGGCGAGCAAACGAGGGACTTCACCTACATCGACGATGCACTCGATGCGACGGTCCGCGCCCTCGGTCCTGCCGGCCGAAACGAAACGTTCAACGTTGGTACCGGTATCGAGTGTCGCATCCGAACGCTCGCGGAGGTAGTCGTCGACGTCATCGGGCAAGGTCGAATCGTCCATACCGACGATCCGCGTCCGTATCGAGTTGAGCGACGGTGTGCGGACATCACGAAGGCCGGAGAGTTACTCGATTACACGCCGCGAACACCGCTCCCCGCCGGAATTCGGAAGGTGGCCGACTCGATGGAACGATCGACTCAGCCCTACGCACGCGAGGTGTAA
- a CDS encoding nucleotide sugar dehydrogenase, translating to MERIGIIGLGYVGLPLASAFATAGHSVVGYDIDRQKIETLRAGTAVESPMTIGGPASEHDEREPTYTTNAARLQECDVLITAVPTPLTEAAEPDLSNVRSAGRTIGEHLTAGTTVVLESTVYPGATREEFVPELERASGLVLGEDFDVGYSPERINPGDEHSLRNSVKPVSGHTDTVRSFLMDLYGDIVDELYPAPSIESAEAAKCLENTQRDLNIALINEFAMACHETDSLDYEAVLSVADTKWNFQRYSPGLVEGHCIPIDPYFLINRLEEYGASVSLMREARNVNEFVTDFIVRLTEEAVSEREERAEGDDTGTRIVVCGLSYKPNTADLRSRVKPELFDALRTIGVEPIGYDPHVDQSEAAAVFDLEMWPSIDTGEADGVLVLTAHDELTTLTLDEVVDACQERPIVVDTPRVFDEPTETDVVYRRF from the coding sequence ATGGAACGGATAGGAATCATCGGACTGGGGTACGTCGGATTGCCGCTCGCATCGGCGTTTGCTACAGCCGGCCACTCTGTCGTCGGCTATGACATCGACCGTCAGAAAATTGAAACGCTCCGAGCGGGGACCGCGGTAGAATCCCCCATGACGATCGGTGGGCCCGCGTCCGAGCACGACGAACGCGAACCCACGTACACGACGAATGCGGCCCGGTTACAGGAGTGTGACGTCCTCATCACGGCAGTCCCCACTCCGCTAACGGAAGCCGCCGAACCAGACCTCTCGAACGTCCGTTCGGCGGGACGGACGATCGGCGAACACCTCACGGCCGGGACGACGGTCGTTCTCGAGTCGACCGTCTACCCGGGTGCGACTCGGGAGGAGTTCGTTCCCGAACTAGAGCGGGCGTCGGGACTCGTGCTCGGCGAGGATTTCGACGTGGGATACTCGCCGGAACGGATCAATCCCGGCGACGAACACAGTCTCCGCAACAGCGTCAAACCGGTCAGCGGGCACACCGATACCGTCCGCTCGTTTCTCATGGATCTGTACGGTGACATCGTCGACGAACTGTATCCGGCACCGTCGATCGAGTCCGCCGAGGCGGCGAAATGCCTCGAGAACACCCAGCGAGATCTCAACATCGCCCTGATCAACGAGTTCGCAATGGCCTGTCACGAAACCGATTCCCTCGACTACGAAGCTGTCCTTTCCGTTGCCGATACGAAGTGGAACTTCCAGCGGTACAGTCCCGGGTTAGTGGAAGGACACTGCATTCCGATCGATCCGTACTTTCTGATCAACCGGCTCGAGGAATACGGCGCGTCCGTGTCTCTCATGCGCGAGGCGCGAAACGTCAACGAATTCGTTACCGATTTCATCGTTCGGCTGACCGAAGAAGCAGTGTCCGAACGCGAGGAACGCGCCGAGGGTGACGATACCGGCACTCGTATCGTCGTCTGTGGACTCTCGTACAAACCGAACACGGCCGATCTCCGCTCGAGAGTGAAACCGGAGTTATTCGACGCGCTTCGCACTATCGGAGTCGAGCCGATCGGATACGATCCGCACGTCGATCAGTCGGAGGCGGCGGCGGTGTTCGACCTCGAGATGTGGCCGTCGATCGATACGGGTGAAGCCGACGGCGTTCTCGTGCTCACCGCTCACGACGAGCTCACGACGCTCACGCTCGACGAGGTCGTCGACGCGTGTCAGGAACGGCCGATCGTCGTGGATACGCCGCGAGTGTTCGACGAACCGACGGAAACGGATGTCGTCTATCGGAGGTTCTGA
- the glmS gene encoding glutamine--fructose-6-phosphate transaminase (isomerizing), translating to MCGIIGYVGSPTSDNTLEILTDGLSRLEYRGYDSTGVAISNSSLDVYKRRGELTELEDVLPDQSTNGSAGIGHTRWSTHGPPTDENAHPHTDCNETVAVVHNGIIENYQQLRETLEADGHEFDSETDTEIIPHLIEAALERDGDIERAFRYAITMLEGSYAVAAVFSGRDEVYAARNQSPLVVGIGDDGYFLASDIPAFLDYTEDVVYLENGQFAAIRSDSIQISDERGAPVETPVETVDWSTEDTGKSGHERYMLKEIYEQPRALRKCLQGRLRESDGSVSIEAVEDMEKPKQIHVVACGTSYHASLYAARLFRDRGVPSTAFMASEYDVDTIPIDTETLVVGVTQSGETADTLEALREANRVGAETLSVTNVTGSSASRETDRVVYIRAGPEIGVAATKTFAAQLVALAMISITLTNDSAATFVEALRTLPELVQSVLDRSRAKEIATEYADSDAYFFIGRGYNAPAALEGALKTKEITYKHAEGFSAGELKHGPLALVTDKTPVFAVIPRDGNFEKMVGNVKEVEAREAPVIAVTDAAEAVEPLADHVLRIPQTDRRLAPILANVQLQLVSYWIANELGRSIDKPRNLAKSVTVK from the coding sequence ATGTGCGGAATAATCGGATACGTCGGTTCACCGACGAGCGATAACACCCTCGAGATCCTCACGGACGGTCTCTCGAGACTCGAGTACCGGGGGTACGACTCGACCGGCGTCGCGATCTCGAACTCGTCGCTCGACGTCTACAAGCGACGGGGCGAACTGACCGAACTCGAGGACGTGCTGCCCGACCAGTCGACCAACGGCTCCGCCGGAATCGGGCACACGCGGTGGAGTACGCACGGGCCGCCGACCGACGAGAACGCTCATCCCCACACCGATTGCAACGAGACGGTCGCCGTCGTCCACAACGGAATCATCGAGAACTACCAGCAACTCCGGGAAACGCTCGAGGCGGACGGACACGAGTTCGACAGCGAAACAGATACCGAAATCATCCCTCATTTGATCGAAGCAGCCCTCGAGCGGGACGGCGACATCGAGCGGGCATTCCGGTATGCGATCACGATGCTGGAGGGAAGTTACGCCGTGGCAGCGGTCTTTTCCGGACGAGACGAGGTGTACGCTGCGCGTAACCAGTCGCCGCTCGTCGTCGGCATCGGCGACGACGGGTATTTCCTGGCGAGCGATATCCCGGCATTTCTCGACTACACTGAAGACGTCGTCTACCTCGAGAACGGCCAGTTCGCGGCCATTCGTTCCGATAGCATTCAGATTTCCGACGAGCGAGGCGCTCCCGTCGAAACACCGGTCGAGACGGTCGACTGGAGTACGGAAGATACGGGAAAAAGCGGACACGAGCGCTACATGCTCAAAGAGATCTATGAACAGCCCCGCGCGTTGCGCAAGTGTCTCCAGGGACGGTTACGGGAGTCGGATGGCTCCGTCTCGATCGAGGCGGTCGAGGACATGGAGAAACCGAAGCAGATCCACGTCGTCGCCTGCGGGACATCGTATCACGCGTCCCTCTACGCGGCTCGGCTATTTCGCGATCGGGGCGTTCCGTCGACCGCGTTCATGGCGAGCGAGTACGACGTCGATACGATCCCGATCGACACGGAGACCCTGGTCGTTGGCGTCACGCAGAGCGGTGAAACGGCCGACACGCTGGAAGCGCTCCGGGAGGCAAATCGCGTCGGTGCGGAGACGCTGTCGGTGACGAACGTCACCGGGAGCTCGGCCTCTCGCGAAACCGATCGCGTGGTGTACATCCGCGCCGGGCCCGAAATCGGCGTCGCCGCGACGAAAACCTTCGCCGCACAGCTGGTGGCACTGGCGATGATTTCAATAACACTCACGAACGACTCCGCTGCGACGTTCGTCGAGGCGCTTCGGACGCTGCCAGAGCTGGTACAGTCCGTCCTGGACCGCTCTCGAGCGAAGGAAATCGCAACGGAGTACGCGGATTCGGACGCGTACTTCTTCATCGGCCGCGGATACAACGCGCCGGCGGCCCTCGAGGGGGCGTTGAAGACGAAGGAGATAACGTACAAACACGCGGAGGGGTTCTCGGCCGGCGAACTGAAGCACGGGCCCCTGGCGCTGGTGACGGACAAGACGCCGGTCTTTGCAGTGATTCCCAGAGACGGGAACTTCGAGAAAATGGTTGGAAACGTCAAAGAAGTCGAGGCTCGCGAGGCACCGGTGATTGCTGTCACCGACGCGGCGGAGGCGGTCGAACCCCTCGCAGACCACGTGTTACGCATTCCCCAGACCGACCGGCGATTGGCGCCGATTTTGGCGAACGTACAGCTGCAACTCGTCTCCTACTGGATCGCAAACGAGTTGGGCCGATCGATCGATAAACCCCGGAACCTCGCGAAGAGCGTCACGGTGAAGTAG
- a CDS encoding ATP-binding protein, producing MPPWSRSISTVGGPRFISALGGLFVVLGAVQIHRNLVTDGPTGEISVDFLLFAWPAVTLLYGGYWLGKSDLPAARAPRVAGWCLGGLAVMLGVTTLLVLNPDVILRNPVREIGILTAVGTIGGLGVGVMEARALTRAAEAERSERALRKERNFVEQLVRTAPIGIATLDHDGTFDYHNEQVEEIFGDAPEAVGDYENRIDEFDLIRLDGTPLAPEETPAYRIMEREETVHDGPIGLKNADGQRVWLLISGNPLRGDERRNAVLTYTDITEQIESERDLRRSNDRLEQFAYAASHDLQEPLRMISSYLQLLESRYADDLDAEGREFVEFAVDGADRMRQMIQALLEYSRVDKDEGSFEPVDLDSVLADVRADLAFRIEESGAEITADSLPRVIGDEEQLRHVFQNLLDNAIEYSGEGAPRVDVSAERDGDEWRIAVRDDGIGIDADELDRIFEVFERLHPPDEHEGTGIGLALCERIVERHCGEIWVESVPGDGATFYFTIPTEAQSEPSSVNHPSNRDRNHGAAE from the coding sequence ATGCCTCCGTGGAGTCGATCCATCTCGACAGTCGGTGGGCCGCGCTTTATCTCGGCGCTCGGCGGGCTGTTCGTCGTGCTCGGGGCAGTCCAGATACACCGAAATCTAGTGACGGACGGTCCCACCGGGGAGATTTCGGTCGATTTCCTTCTGTTCGCCTGGCCGGCCGTCACGCTACTCTACGGGGGGTACTGGCTCGGTAAGAGCGATCTTCCGGCCGCTCGGGCTCCGCGCGTTGCAGGCTGGTGTCTCGGCGGTCTGGCGGTGATGCTCGGCGTCACCACCCTCCTCGTTCTCAATCCCGACGTGATCCTCAGGAACCCGGTGCGGGAGATCGGTATCCTGACCGCAGTCGGTACTATCGGCGGTCTGGGGGTCGGTGTGATGGAGGCGCGAGCGCTCACTCGAGCGGCCGAAGCCGAACGGAGCGAACGCGCGCTGCGGAAGGAACGGAACTTCGTCGAGCAACTCGTCCGGACGGCTCCGATCGGAATCGCGACGCTCGACCACGACGGGACGTTCGACTACCACAACGAGCAGGTCGAAGAGATATTCGGGGACGCACCGGAGGCCGTCGGTGACTACGAGAACCGCATCGACGAGTTCGACCTGATCAGGTTGGACGGGACACCGCTCGCCCCGGAGGAGACCCCGGCGTATCGAATCATGGAACGGGAGGAGACGGTTCACGATGGTCCGATCGGCCTCAAAAACGCCGACGGTCAGCGCGTCTGGCTCCTGATCAGCGGGAACCCGTTACGAGGCGACGAGCGGCGAAACGCCGTGCTCACCTACACGGACATTACCGAACAGATCGAGTCCGAACGGGACCTTCGACGATCGAACGACCGCCTCGAGCAGTTCGCCTACGCCGCCTCGCACGACCTCCAGGAGCCCCTGCGGATGATCTCGAGTTACCTCCAGTTGCTGGAGAGCCGGTACGCCGACGACCTCGACGCGGAGGGCCGCGAATTCGTCGAGTTCGCGGTGGACGGCGCTGACCGGATGCGCCAGATGATCCAGGCCCTCCTCGAGTACTCGCGGGTCGACAAGGACGAGGGCTCCTTCGAACCCGTCGATCTGGACTCCGTTCTCGCCGACGTCCGCGCGGATCTCGCGTTTCGAATCGAAGAGAGCGGTGCGGAGATCACGGCCGATTCACTCCCACGAGTCATCGGTGACGAGGAGCAACTTCGTCACGTGTTCCAGAACTTGCTGGACAACGCGATCGAATACAGCGGTGAGGGGGCGCCTCGAGTGGACGTCTCGGCCGAGCGAGACGGAGACGAGTGGCGGATCGCCGTCCGCGACGACGGGATCGGTATCGACGCGGACGAACTCGACCGCATCTTCGAGGTGTTCGAACGCCTTCACCCGCCCGACGAACACGAGGGAACGGGAATCGGGCTCGCGCTTTGCGAACGGATCGTCGAACGCCACTGCGGCGAGATCTGGGTCGAGTCCGTCCCCGGCGATGGGGCGACGTTTTATTTCACGATTCCGACCGAGGCGCAATCGGAACCCTCGTCGGTGAATCACCCGTCGAACCGCGACCGGAATCACGGCGCCGCCGAATAG
- the radB gene encoding DNA repair and recombination protein RadB produces the protein MTDEAISTGCGPVDELLGEGFERGAVTQLYGPPAAGKTNLALSAAVETAVDGGTVVYIDTEGVSVDRFQQLLEATVDTEPPRDGDEGDADDVEAVASRIVIEDALDFEEQAEAVRDAEEFAERADLIVLDSATGFYRLERTADGDEGEALRSVTRQVTHLLSLARKHDLAVVLTNQVFADPDSDRTRGLGGNTLEHWTGTVVRLERFRGGKRRATLEKHRSKPVGDSVQFRITDTGLEGGDDAAWS, from the coding sequence GTGACCGACGAGGCGATTTCAACCGGCTGTGGCCCGGTCGACGAGTTGCTCGGTGAGGGGTTCGAACGCGGAGCCGTCACGCAGTTGTACGGCCCGCCGGCCGCCGGGAAGACGAATCTCGCGCTGTCGGCGGCCGTCGAAACGGCGGTCGACGGCGGCACCGTCGTCTACATCGACACCGAAGGCGTCTCCGTCGACCGCTTTCAGCAACTGCTCGAGGCCACCGTCGACACCGAGCCGCCTCGAGACGGGGACGAGGGCGACGCGGACGACGTCGAGGCCGTCGCCTCGCGGATCGTCATCGAGGACGCGCTGGACTTCGAGGAACAGGCCGAGGCCGTCCGCGACGCCGAGGAGTTCGCCGAGCGCGCGGACCTGATCGTCCTCGACAGCGCGACCGGCTTCTACCGCCTCGAGCGCACCGCCGACGGCGACGAGGGCGAGGCGTTACGCAGCGTCACCCGACAGGTGACTCATCTGCTCTCGCTGGCCCGGAAACACGATCTCGCCGTCGTCCTGACGAATCAGGTCTTCGCGGACCCCGACTCGGATCGTACCCGGGGGCTCGGCGGGAACACCCTCGAGCACTGGACCGGAACGGTCGTCCGCCTCGAGCGCTTCCGCGGCGGAAAGCGGCGCGCGACCCTCGAAAAACACCGCTCGAAACCCGTCGGGGACTCGGTTCAGTTCCGGATCACTGACACCGGACTCGAGGGCGGCGACGACGCCGCCTGGTCCTGA
- a CDS encoding CBS domain-containing protein, translated as MNIADIATTEFIEVDVGTRMGKVRSMFENGNPKGIIVMNDGEYEGVISEREILQSHVEDDAKVAALTKPSRNTPSPKVDRQEDIRETARVLVESNATVAPVFENGDLWGVITDDAILEAVLENLDALTVEDIYTDEPITLTEDDGVGKAINLLRENGISRLPVMNENGYLSGVVTTHDIADFVIRENHTTTTGDRVGDSDRLLDVPVYDIMNSPVETTTLDATAKEAVEAMLEDDYAGLMVTPADDDRVVIGVITKTDVLRALTFTEEEHMDVQITNISMLDTITRESIVESIESVADKYADMQVMHAHVRFHEHNEKLRGTPLVQCQIRLRTNKGQVAGTGEGYGSENAFRVAEDKLERNVLELKGVTSDEEYRGQLLRKLNQL; from the coding sequence ATGAATATCGCTGATATCGCCACTACGGAGTTTATCGAAGTCGATGTCGGGACGCGAATGGGGAAAGTCCGTTCGATGTTCGAGAACGGAAACCCCAAGGGAATTATCGTGATGAACGATGGCGAATACGAGGGCGTCATCAGCGAGCGGGAGATCCTCCAGTCGCACGTCGAGGACGACGCCAAGGTTGCGGCGCTGACGAAACCGAGCCGGAACACGCCGTCTCCCAAGGTCGACCGTCAGGAGGATATTCGAGAGACCGCACGCGTCCTCGTCGAGAGCAACGCCACGGTCGCGCCGGTCTTCGAAAACGGCGACCTCTGGGGCGTCATCACCGACGACGCGATCCTCGAGGCGGTACTGGAGAACCTCGACGCGCTCACCGTCGAGGACATCTACACTGACGAGCCGATCACACTCACCGAGGACGACGGGGTCGGTAAAGCGATCAACCTCCTGCGCGAAAACGGGATCTCGCGGCTGCCGGTGATGAACGAGAACGGCTACCTCTCCGGCGTCGTGACCACCCACGACATCGCCGACTTCGTCATTCGAGAGAATCACACGACGACGACCGGCGACCGGGTCGGCGACAGCGATCGCCTGCTCGACGTGCCCGTCTACGACATCATGAACAGTCCCGTGGAGACGACGACGCTGGACGCGACGGCCAAGGAGGCCGTCGAAGCGATGCTCGAGGACGACTACGCGGGGCTGATGGTCACGCCGGCCGACGACGACCGGGTCGTCATCGGCGTCATCACCAAGACGGACGTCCTGCGCGCGCTGACGTTCACCGAGGAGGAGCATATGGACGTTCAGATCACCAACATTTCGATGCTCGACACCATCACCCGGGAGTCGATCGTCGAGAGCATCGAGTCCGTCGCGGACAAGTACGCCGACATGCAGGTGATGCACGCCCACGTCCGCTTCCACGAGCACAACGAGAAGCTCCGGGGCACCCCGCTCGTGCAGTGTCAGATCCGCCTGCGAACCAACAAGGGACAGGTCGCCGGCACCGGCGAAGGCTACGGCTCGGAGAACGCCTTCCGCGTCGCGGAGGACAAACTCGAGCGCAACGTCCTGGAACTCAAGGGCGTCACCAGCGACGAGGAGTACCGCGGCCAGTTGCTGCGAAAGCTCAATCAACTGTAG
- a CDS encoding lycopene cyclase domain-containing protein: MRDITVFGRYTYLVTEIVWGLVAALLLHRANALRKAAVTIVALYPIAYVWDRYTLAVGVFDIKLRTGVDVAGIPLEEHLFMAVVPGLVIGIHETIFGDESDEATAPSKQSANR, translated from the coding sequence ATGCGTGACATCACCGTCTTCGGCCGGTACACCTACCTCGTCACCGAAATCGTCTGGGGACTCGTCGCCGCACTCCTCTTGCACCGGGCGAACGCGCTCCGGAAGGCGGCGGTTACCATCGTTGCACTGTATCCGATCGCCTACGTCTGGGACCGCTACACCCTCGCCGTCGGCGTCTTCGACATCAAACTGCGGACCGGCGTCGATGTCGCCGGCATCCCGCTCGAGGAACACCTGTTCATGGCGGTGGTTCCCGGACTCGTCATCGGGATCCACGAGACGATTTTCGGCGACGAATCCGACGAGGCGACGGCACCCTCGAAGCAGTCGGCAAACCGATAG
- a CDS encoding CAP domain-containing protein: MDSRRFATTETDETDADESDDRALMRGLVNFLVAVALVCSLALGTALFAPQLIDGLGLDERPRPSSDVNPAGERNPDVTDPDDPGNSSYETDVEVVRSATVEDFVHAEVNERRAEHGLEPLVWDGTIASVSRAHSEDMADRDYFRHRNPDGEGPYDRFQDVGNYCPGYGENIAKTWLDRRVGQPGGDGTVRHRTAEGLATGLVNQWMNSTSHRQAILEEGDTPSWDRAGVGVYIADDGEVYAGQNFCREW, from the coding sequence ATGGATAGCCGTCGGTTCGCGACGACCGAGACGGACGAAACGGACGCGGACGAGAGCGACGACCGCGCGCTGATGCGGGGACTGGTAAACTTCCTCGTCGCCGTCGCACTCGTCTGTTCGCTCGCGCTCGGAACAGCCCTTTTCGCACCTCAACTCATCGACGGGCTCGGCCTGGATGAACGACCGCGACCCAGTTCCGACGTGAACCCGGCCGGCGAACGCAACCCCGACGTGACCGATCCCGACGATCCGGGGAACTCGAGCTACGAAACCGACGTCGAAGTGGTTCGCTCCGCGACCGTCGAGGACTTCGTCCACGCGGAGGTCAACGAGCGTCGGGCCGAGCACGGTCTCGAGCCACTCGTTTGGGATGGAACGATCGCGTCCGTCTCTCGCGCCCACAGCGAAGACATGGCCGATCGCGACTACTTTCGCCACAGGAACCCCGACGGAGAGGGACCGTACGACCGGTTTCAGGACGTCGGCAACTACTGTCCGGGATACGGCGAGAACATCGCCAAGACGTGGCTCGATCGACGCGTCGGACAACCCGGCGGCGACGGAACCGTTCGCCATCGGACCGCCGAGGGACTCGCAACCGGGCTGGTCAACCAGTGGATGAACTCCACGTCCCATCGGCAGGCCATCCTCGAGGAAGGCGACACGCCCAGCTGGGATCGAGCCGGTGTCGGCGTCTACATCGCCGACGACGGCGAGGTCTACGCGGGGCAGAACTTCTGTCGCGAGTGGTGA